TGATGTCTTTTAATTAAATAAATCATTTATTGTTTTGGTCAGCTTAGCTTCTGTGAAGATTTTATCAAAAGATATATCAAAACCTTCAATTATTTTTTTTATTCCAGACATTTTTTTTGACCAGCATACATAAATATATCCATCTTTAAAATCTGGACCTGCCGATACAAGCTCATGTTTAGCTCTGGTAAATTTGTTCTTATATTGATATTTTAATACTAAAGGGTTTTCAAGAATGACATCAACTCTGCTAAACTCAATTAACTCAAATAGTTGATATACTGAGTCAACCTCTACTAAATGGATTTTATCTTCCGTGATCAACTTCTTGATAGTATCACTTAATGCAAAGTCTCGAATTATGCCAATTTTGCTTCCTTCTAAGTCTTTAGGTTTATTTATCCTTAACTTTGAAGATTCTTTTTTCATGAAATGTGGGCCTGCATCAAGAATCTTTTTGGTAAAATAATAATAGTCCTCTCTTTCCTTTGTATGCCAGCATCCAAGTAGAGCATGGTATTTACCTGCTTTGGTAAGAGCCAAGGCCCGAGCCCATGGTAAAAAATCTACTGTGAGAGTGTGCCCAATGGGTTTAAGCGTTTCTTGTACTATATAAGTTAGAATTCCATTATTATCTAGCTTAGGAGAGTAAAAAGGAGGCCAGTCAGAAGTAGCCACTCTAATATTATCAGCATATGTGATTATTGATAATGATATGCAAACGGCTAGTATTATTACAAATCTCATTACTTCACTCCCTTTATTTAAAAATTAAGTAAATAAATTAAGTAGTTGAAAGGTACACAAGTATATTAGATTAGTATAGATGAAGTTTAAGCTACTATAGATAAAATGATTTGATATTCCCCATTTAATGGACATCCTTAAATTAAGGATGATTAGCCAATGAGCCTTATTTTTTGACATGTTTTATGCTCCTATCTCTGCCTTTAGTATTTTGAAAAACTTAACCCTTTCTGATTCATCATCACAATTACTGAGATAGTTATCAGTTGATCTTTAAATAAAAATCGTAGGCGACGGTCGCAAAAATTTAGAAATAATCAATTAAAATAATAGAGCTGAAATATACCAGGAAATATGTGATAGCTTTGTTTTAAAATTTAAATAGGATCAATGCAAGTGTTTGTATGTGAAGAGAAGACTATTTTGAAGCACTAAAATATTTATGACTACTAGCCTCGGTAACCTGATCCCTGTGCTTACCTACACTGGTCCAAAGTTGCTTCGCTAAATTAGGGTGATCCCCTACAAATTGATGACTGAATATTAGAAAATAGTCTTTAGTTTTAATTGGTGGTTGAAGTTTCTTGACCTGTTTTATGCCAAGAGTCTTCAAGGATACATCAGCGGTGAAATCCTGTGCGGCATAGGCTGAGATTCTTCCCGACACCAATTTTCTTAGATTTTGCTCAGTGTTCATGGCTTCTTCTACAACAATACCTATTTTCCTTAAATCTCCGACTATGGAGTACCCCATATTAGCGCCTACCTGCTGGGATGTATTTATTAATGCTTTACCATTCCATGACACAGGAGAGTTTGTAGTTACGTAGAAATAATAACTCATCACAGCAATCCGACGACTGCTATCAAGCTTGCCATTGATCAAAGGGTATTGGCCCATCTCTTTGCGAGAATCTTTATAGGAGAATACAAAAGCACCATCGATCATGCCAGATTTAAGAAGCGTCTGCACCCGTTTGTTTGGATAACGACTCAGAACAATCTTAGCATCAATATCCCGAGCTGCCGCTTGTATAATCTCTACAGCAATCCCTGGAGGGGCAGCAATTTTTCCTCCTTCACCCATTTGGTAGGGAAATACCTCTACATCAGAGTAGGATAACCTAATCGAAACTTCAGCACCCCAAATGTGTCTGATAATAACCAAACAGACAATTAGAGCGATAATACGCATCTTCATCCCCAAGTAGAAATGGTGTTTCCGTGCAGTATAGCATCAATGCCTGACCATAACCTATTACATGCCATCTGAAAAGATGCTTTGATGCTCTAAGTTGGGTTTTTATAGGAGTCAAAAACAGATTGATATTCGCCATTGGATTTAATTATTTCTATTCTACTGTCAAAATAATCCCTTAATTTTCTGTTTTTAAATCCTGCGTGTTGATATATAGGGCCGTCAAATATGCGGTGAATCTTGTATTTTTTAATTGTATTAATGCCTTTGAGACTTAGTTTGCTTTTCATCCATAAAAAAATTGCTAGGTCACAAACTAATACGTCAGTTTTTTTTGTCCAAAACATTTTATTTTGGTGGTATTGTAGTGGCACCTCAAGCCACCTATGACGGTTCTTTTGAGCAAGCTTTTGATATTCCGTACCTAAGACTTTAGGTGCACCCTTCCAGGATACGAGTGATAAACCATCAAGATCACGAATAGTCTTTATATTTAACTTTTTTTCTTCTAAAGTTATTGCAACATCATCAAAGGCTAGGTAGTTACTGGAATAGTATAAATTTTTATATTTCAAATGTGTGATAGTTGAAATATCAATTTTAGATTTTCTTAGGGAGTAATCTATTTCTTCATTTTGTAGTGGTATAAATTTTAGTTTAAATTTTTGTTCATCGAAAACTTTCTTTAGGATATCTATAATAATTCCTTTATCTTGAAAAGAGTAGGGGGGCTTGTTTGTCGGTATCCCTATGGATAAAGTGTCTTTTGCAAATGCAGTGAATGATAACAGTAGTAACAATAATCCTGCTTTCATTTTGTTTATCTCTATATCATCCCGATAAGTGTAATCAAACTGTCCTAAGCTTACACTATAAATAATAGCAAGTTATTATCAATAGCATAAAGCTTTATTTATACTGTAAATGTTTAGCCAACTACAAGCCTGTATCATTGGAAACGACATGCGGGAATATATTAACGGGATTAAATACAGTCATACCAATATGAAACAAATTACAGATGCGAATGTACTGAAACTAACCTGTATTATGATGAAATGAGCTGGTTATTAAAAAACATTGGTTCCAATGATCAAACCAGCCGGTTTGAATACGATAAAAACAACAATATGGGTGATGCATTAAAAAGTTGTTTGATCGTAAACTGACCTATTTTCCACTAATTGATTGTAAGTATAATAAACACACTAATGAGAATTTATTCAGTTTGTTGTTACTCACTCCAAGATACTGATAAGCAAGCATAAGTTTGATACTTATTGTTTTATATAAAATATACGATTTTTGATTCTAAAAATATAGAGCAATAGAAATGCTAAAGTTGTAAATTAATTCAAGATACTTTATAAAGTGCTACGACAAATGTCTAACTAAGTAGACTTAAGTTTGTTGGTATATATTTAAACAGTACAATAGTACATAGTAATAAATTGAATTTAGGATGTTCAATTATGATATTAAAAACAATTCTTCCTATCGCTTTGGCAGCAACATTAACTACAGCCGTCTCAGCTGACCCATGGAGTGATGATTTTACTAAAGAATTTAAGCCCGAAGTTGCCACTTACTTATCTAAATGGTACGAAGATAATTACAGTAATTATTCTTATACTTATCGAAAATTCTGTTTTTGTCCTGATTCAGGAAAATCATTTACGGTTGATGTAAGGGATAATGAAGTCAAAAAAGTGACCTACACTGATACTAACGAATCAGTGCCAGAATCTTACATGAGAACGTTTGATACCATTGATGGACTTTTTGCTTATTTAGTTAAAGCAAATAAAAGTGCTCACAAAATAAATGTTCAATTTAATGAGCGCTTTGGAAACCCAAGTAGCGTTTACATCGATCATGATCCTCGGATTGCTGATGAAGAGACTGCTTATTCTATAGATCAAATTTATGTGATGTTGCCTTAAACAGCTTTTATATAGTTTAGAATGGTGCCTCATGTATTTGTTTACCTTACTTAACCATATTTTCTAATTGAAAAAATAAGTAGAAGATAGATTGGTTTAAAACTAAACATATTTATGAGGCATCACTAATTCTTGTGTATTACCCATAGGTACTGCTGCACCTTAGCCTGGTACATCATTATTATACCAGTTATATATCCAGGCCATTTTATACTACGTGCATAAAGGGTTATTTTAATATTCCTCTCAGCGACCAAGTTACCCACAAAATGAATACTTCTGTGGGGCTGATAGCTGCTTCTCCATTTCCATTGATCAACGACTTAGTCACTAGGTGATAGGATAGTGCTCCGAGCATGATTTGGGCAAATTAGTAGCGGTTGATTCACGACCATTAAAAGCAGTCATACCACAGCATTGCCAAAAGGCTTGATTTAGAGCGATTTATGTTGTTAACATTCAATCGCTTGTATTGTTACATGTAAAATGTTTGCAGTTTGAGACCTACAATATTTCTTCAGCTTAAAGGCCTAACTGTTCGCGTAGTTCTTTATTCTCTTGTTTCAACTCTTTCACCGCTTCGATTAAAACACCAACAAGCCCTGCATAGTTAACTTGTTTTAGTGTCATTTCAGCTCCATTTTTATCAGTTACTTTGGAATTAAGTACCAACTCAGGAAATACTTGTTCTACATCTTGGGCAATTACACCAATATCTTTTCCTTGGGGAAGGTGTTCGATATTGGTTTCACTAGGTTTTTTCCACTCAAAAGTAACACCTTTTAATTGAGATACTTTTTCTAGTGGATTACTTACAGTAGAAGTGTTTTGTTTGAGGTTTTGGTCGCTCCAAGTCCATCCTAAGCAATCCCAGCCACAGCCTTTATCATCATCTTTTTTATCTTCTGCAAAAACAAAAATTGAACAGATACAAAGTAAAAAAGTACCTAATTATCATCATACCTAAGCTATATTTAGTAGCTTACCTGGTAGTGGAGGTGTTCTCAGTGCTACAAATGCTAGCCTAGGAATAAATTCTACTAAGCTAAATCTTCGATTAAATCGATACTGAAATTCAGCAAGATAACGTTGTGCATATTTAGCGCGAATAGCATGATAAGTACTACGTAAAGCACTTTTTAAGTTTCCAAGGATGGTGTTAACCCAATAAAATTCAGGTTCCTCTACTGATGCACGACCACCACCGCATACAATTTTATCATGAAGACAACCTGCTTCTATGACACCATTAAAACAGGCCAGTCCATCGGAGATTACGGTACTGCCCTTGGCCAAATTCTGCCTACTCCAAGCCGTTATCTCTTCTTTATTAAACCCTTTTAAAATGCTCAGTTTAATTCGTGTCGGTTGACCTTGTTTTGTTGTTTCTACGGCTGCTACAAAAGGTATTTTCCCATCTGCTCCCCTACCTCTTTTGCAACCTGTACGCTCACCACCAAGATAGGCATCATCAATTTCAATAAAACCCGACAATTGCTTGGTGCCTTCTCTTTCTTGCATCACTTTCATGAGCTTATGTTTCATTCTCCAGGCAGCTTGATAGGAAATACCTAAATGGCGATGTAATTCTATGGCTGATATACCTTTTTTGTCTTGGGAGATCAAATACATCCCTTGGAACCAAGTCTTTAATGGTAATTTGGTTGATTCAAAGATAGTACCTGCAGTTACAGATGTTTGCTGGTGACATTTATAGCACTGCTGAAGCTTTCTAGTAGTGAGTTGACAGCATTTGTCTTATCCACAATTGGGGCACTGAAAACCTTCTGGCCATCGCAATTTGTATAAGGTATTAAAGCATTGTTCTTCTGTACCATATTGTTTGAGAAACTCGTTTAAACTCAGGCCTTTTTGAAATTGAACTTTGTTGATAGCCATTATTTATACCTTCTCAATTAAGTTTCCATGCTGTTCAAATATACAGCAGTTAATGGCTTAGGTATAGTGATAATTAGGAAAAAGTAAGTAGTATTTTTTTCACGATAGTTCGCCCGTACTTGATTTATGTCATTGTTTTCATCAGATTATGAATCTATACGGCACTGAAAGTATATGTAAATTATGAAACAAACTGTAACGTAATTTTAATTTTTAATAGCCTTTTGAGTACCATTAACAGTCTTTAGGTTGAATATTTCTACTTACATAGTTTTGATAGTGTTTGCTTTGCCTATATCTAGCATAATTCAACATTTCCATAGAGGGATTAACCACAATAATGATGAAATAGTGGCTGGAAGTTTCCAAGTTTTTTGAATTTTTAATGAATATTATCAAGGTGTGGTTAATTTAATGTATTAATCATGGTTGGCCACAACCTTATAATAATGACGCTCTTTATATTTTGAAGTAGATCTGCTAATTGGAAATAAAGGTCTTGCACTTGGTAAGTATACAGGTGGGATTCTTCCATGCAAATGCTATTAAACAGGATTGGTATTAAATGAAAGTGAAAACTTGAACTAGTGAAAATTATTTTTATTTTTAAGGGTATTATTATATAGATATTTTTTTCTGCTGAGCATATTTTACAGTATGCCCTCTATACACTTGATGATTGAATAAGTGTATAGAGGGGTAGTAATGT
This genomic interval from Spartinivicinus ruber contains the following:
- a CDS encoding DUF6174 domain-containing protein, which encodes MILKTILPIALAATLTTAVSADPWSDDFTKEFKPEVATYLSKWYEDNYSNYSYTYRKFCFCPDSGKSFTVDVRDNEVKKVTYTDTNESVPESYMRTFDTIDGLFAYLVKANKSAHKINVQFNERFGNPSSVYIDHDPRIADEETAYSIDQIYVMLP
- a CDS encoding substrate-binding periplasmic protein: MRFVIILAVCISLSIITYADNIRVATSDWPPFYSPKLDNNGILTYIVQETLKPIGHTLTVDFLPWARALALTKAGKYHALLGCWHTKEREDYYYFTKKILDAGPHFMKKESSKLRINKPKDLEGSKIGIIRDFALSDTIKKLITEDKIHLVEVDSVYQLFELIEFSRVDVILENPLVLKYQYKNKFTRAKHELVSAGPDFKDGYIYVCWSKKMSGIKKIIEGFDISFDKIFTEAKLTKTINDLFN
- a CDS encoding substrate-binding periplasmic protein, yielding MRIIALIVCLVIIRHIWGAEVSIRLSYSDVEVFPYQMGEGGKIAAPPGIAVEIIQAAARDIDAKIVLSRYPNKRVQTLLKSGMIDGAFVFSYKDSRKEMGQYPLINGKLDSSRRIAVMSYYFYVTTNSPVSWNGKALINTSQQVGANMGYSIVGDLRKIGIVVEEAMNTEQNLRKLVSGRISAYAAQDFTADVSLKTLGIKQVKKLQPPIKTKDYFLIFSHQFVGDHPNLAKQLWTSVGKHRDQVTEASSHKYFSASK
- a CDS encoding substrate-binding periplasmic protein, which translates into the protein MKAGLLLLLLSFTAFAKDTLSIGIPTNKPPYSFQDKGIIIDILKKVFDEQKFKLKFIPLQNEEIDYSLRKSKIDISTITHLKYKNLYYSSNYLAFDDVAITLEEKKLNIKTIRDLDGLSLVSWKGAPKVLGTEYQKLAQKNRHRWLEVPLQYHQNKMFWTKKTDVLVCDLAIFLWMKSKLSLKGINTIKKYKIHRIFDGPIYQHAGFKNRKLRDYFDSRIEIIKSNGEYQSVFDSYKNPT